A window of the Salvelinus fontinalis isolate EN_2023a chromosome 26, ASM2944872v1, whole genome shotgun sequence genome harbors these coding sequences:
- the prmt5 gene encoding protein arginine N-methyltransferase 5 isoform X1 encodes MASHSTGGRVSCGRDLSCVPEVADTLAAVAKLGFDFLCMPLFHPRFRREFELDPAKVRSGAHTRSDLLLCGRDWNTLVVGKLSPWIETDSEVETERRNSEAALVQELNFSAYLGLPAFMVPLKGPHCANLARVLLNHIQTGHHSCMFWIRVPLISADDMRDDIIENEPTKHTDDGSDDEKTWAWWHSFRTLCDYNKRICLAIEVGENMPSDAVIDKWLGEPIKAAVLPTSIFLTNKKGFPVLSKPHQKIIFRLFKLEAQFIFTGTSRHSEKDFRSYLQYLEYLNQNRPVPNAYELFAKGYEDYLQSPLQPLMDNLESQTYEVFEKDPIKYSQYQQAVYKCLLDRVPEERKATNTQVLMVLGAGRGPLVNASLRAAKQADRKLRIYAVEKNPNAVVTLENWKFEEWGDQVTVVSCDMREWAAPEKADIIVSELLGSFGDNELSPECLDGAQHFLKDGGVSIPCSYTSFLAPLSSSKLYNEVRGCRERDKDPECHFETPYVVRLHNFHQLAEPKACFTFVHPTTDMNNNRYQCLRFSVGCNTVLHGFAGYFETTLYGDVTLSQGIKPETHSPGMFSWFPILFPLKQPIPVTRDDDVVVRFWRCNNGKKVWYEWAVTEPSCSAIHNPAGRSYTIGL; translated from the exons ATGGCGTCCCACAGCACAGGAGGCAGGGTGTCCTGCGGGAGAGATTTGAGTTGTGTGCCCGAGGTTGCTGACACACTTGCGGCGGTGGCTAAACTTGG GTTTGACTTCCTGTGCATGCCCCTCTTCCACCCGAGGTTCAGGAGGGAGTTTGAGTTGGACCCCGCCAAAGTCCGATCAGGAGCACATACGCGCTCTGACCTTCTGCTCtgtgggagag ACTGGAACACTCTGGTTGTTGGAAAGCTTTCTCCATGGATCGAGACCGACTCAGAGGTGGAGACAGAACGCAGGAATTCAGAAGCG GCCCTGGTACAGGAGCTGAATTTCTCAGCATATCTGGGTCTGCCAGCCTTCATGGTCCCTCTGAAGGGCCCTCACTGTGCCAACCTGGCCCGCGTGCTGCTCAACCACATCCAGACGGGACACCACTCCTGCATG TTTTGGATCCGGGTCCCCCTGATTTCCGCTGACGACATGCGTGATGACATTATCGAGAACGAGCCTACGAAACACACAGATGATGGCAGTGATGACGAGAAGACCTGGGCCTG GTGGCATTCATTCAGAACTCTGTGTGACTACAACAAGAGAATCTGTTTAG CCATTGAGGTTGGAGAAAACATGCCCTCCGACGCTGTGATTGACAAGTGGCTTGGGGAGCCAATCAAAGCAGCCGTTCTTCCCACCAGCATCTTTTTGACCAATAAGAAAGGGTTCCCAGTCCTTTCAAAACCCCACCAGAAAATCATCTTCCGTCTCTTCAAG CTTGAGGCCCAGTTCATCTTCACTGGCACCAGTCGTCACAGTGAGAAGGACTTCCGCTCCTACCTGCAATACCTTGAATACCTCAACCAGAACCGCCCTGTCCCCAATGCCTATGAACTGTTTGCCAAGGGTTATGAGGATtacctacagtctcctctccag CCCCTCATGGACAATCTGGAGTCTCAGACCTATGAAGTGTTCGAGAAGGATCCCATCAAATACTCCCAGTACCAGCAG GCTGTGTACAAGTGTCTGCTCGACAGAGTTCCGGAGGAGAGGAAGGCAACCAATACACA AGTTTTGATGGTGCTGGGGGCTGGGAGAGGTCCTCTGGTCAATGCCTCCCTGCGTGCTGCCAAGCAGGCTGACAGGAAGCTCCGTATCTACGCTGTGGAAAAGAACCCCAACGCTGTCGTCAC GCTTGAGAACTGGAAGTTTGAGGAGTGGGGCGATCAGGTCACCGTGGTGTCGTGTGACATGAGGGAGTGGGCGGCACCTGAGAAGGCGGACATCATCGTCAGCGAGCTGCTCGGGTCCTTCGGGGACAACGAGCTCTCCCCGGAGTGTCTAGATGGAGCACAGCACTTTCTCAAAG ATGGTGGGGTTAGCATCCCCTGTTCCTACACCTCTTTCCtggcccccctctcctcttccaagCTGTATAATGAGGTCAGAGGGTGCAGGGAGCGAGACAAGGACCCCGAGTGCCACTTTGAGACCCCCTATGTCGTCAGACTCCACAACTTCCACCAGCTGGCTGAGCCCAAAGCCTGCTTCACCTTTGTACACCCCACCACAG ATATGAACAACAATAGGTACCAGTGCCTTAGATTCTCTGTGGGATGTAACACGGTGCTGCATGGCTTTGCTGGATACTTTGAGACCACTCTCTACGGAGACGTCACACTCAGT caAGGTATCAAGCCGGAGACCCACTCTCCCGGAATGTTCTCCTGGTTCCCCATCCTGTTCCCTCTCAAA CAACCGATCCCTGTGACGCGGGATGATGATGTCGTGGTGAGGTTCTGGAGGTGTAACAATGGGAAGAAGGTGTGGTATGAGTGGGCCGTGACAGAGCCCTCATGCTCCGCTATCCACAACCCAGCAGGAAGATCCTACACCATCGGCCTGTGA
- the prmt5 gene encoding protein arginine N-methyltransferase 5 isoform X2 → MASHSTGGRVSCGRDLSCVPEVADTLAAVAKLGFDFLCMPLFHPRFRREFELDPAKVRSGAHTRSDLLLCGRDWNTLVVGKLSPWIETDSEVETERRNSEAALVQELNFSAYLGLPAFMVPLKGPHCANLARVLLNHIQTGHHSCMFWIRVPLISADDMRDDIIENEPTKHTDDGSDDEKTWAWWHSFRTLCDYNKRICLAIEVGENMPSDAVIDKWLGEPIKAAVLPTSIFLTNKKGFPVLSKPHQKIIFRLFKLEAQFIFTGTSRHSEKDFRSYLQYLEYLNQNRPVPNAYELFAKGYEDYLQSPLQPLMDNLESQTYEVFEKDPIKYSQYQQAVYKCLLDRVPEERKATNTQVLMVLGAGRGPLVNASLRAAKQADRKLRIYAVEKNPNAVVTLENWKFEEWGDQVTVVSCDMREWAAPEKADIIVSELLGSFGDNELSPECLDGAQHFLKDGGVSIPCSYTSFLAPLSSSKLYNEVRGCRERDKDPECHFETPYVVRLHNFHQLAEPKACFTFVHPTTDMNNNRYQCLRFSVGCNTVLHGFAGYFETTLYGDVTLSIKPETHSPGMFSWFPILFPLKQPIPVTRDDDVVVRFWRCNNGKKVWYEWAVTEPSCSAIHNPAGRSYTIGL, encoded by the exons ATGGCGTCCCACAGCACAGGAGGCAGGGTGTCCTGCGGGAGAGATTTGAGTTGTGTGCCCGAGGTTGCTGACACACTTGCGGCGGTGGCTAAACTTGG GTTTGACTTCCTGTGCATGCCCCTCTTCCACCCGAGGTTCAGGAGGGAGTTTGAGTTGGACCCCGCCAAAGTCCGATCAGGAGCACATACGCGCTCTGACCTTCTGCTCtgtgggagag ACTGGAACACTCTGGTTGTTGGAAAGCTTTCTCCATGGATCGAGACCGACTCAGAGGTGGAGACAGAACGCAGGAATTCAGAAGCG GCCCTGGTACAGGAGCTGAATTTCTCAGCATATCTGGGTCTGCCAGCCTTCATGGTCCCTCTGAAGGGCCCTCACTGTGCCAACCTGGCCCGCGTGCTGCTCAACCACATCCAGACGGGACACCACTCCTGCATG TTTTGGATCCGGGTCCCCCTGATTTCCGCTGACGACATGCGTGATGACATTATCGAGAACGAGCCTACGAAACACACAGATGATGGCAGTGATGACGAGAAGACCTGGGCCTG GTGGCATTCATTCAGAACTCTGTGTGACTACAACAAGAGAATCTGTTTAG CCATTGAGGTTGGAGAAAACATGCCCTCCGACGCTGTGATTGACAAGTGGCTTGGGGAGCCAATCAAAGCAGCCGTTCTTCCCACCAGCATCTTTTTGACCAATAAGAAAGGGTTCCCAGTCCTTTCAAAACCCCACCAGAAAATCATCTTCCGTCTCTTCAAG CTTGAGGCCCAGTTCATCTTCACTGGCACCAGTCGTCACAGTGAGAAGGACTTCCGCTCCTACCTGCAATACCTTGAATACCTCAACCAGAACCGCCCTGTCCCCAATGCCTATGAACTGTTTGCCAAGGGTTATGAGGATtacctacagtctcctctccag CCCCTCATGGACAATCTGGAGTCTCAGACCTATGAAGTGTTCGAGAAGGATCCCATCAAATACTCCCAGTACCAGCAG GCTGTGTACAAGTGTCTGCTCGACAGAGTTCCGGAGGAGAGGAAGGCAACCAATACACA AGTTTTGATGGTGCTGGGGGCTGGGAGAGGTCCTCTGGTCAATGCCTCCCTGCGTGCTGCCAAGCAGGCTGACAGGAAGCTCCGTATCTACGCTGTGGAAAAGAACCCCAACGCTGTCGTCAC GCTTGAGAACTGGAAGTTTGAGGAGTGGGGCGATCAGGTCACCGTGGTGTCGTGTGACATGAGGGAGTGGGCGGCACCTGAGAAGGCGGACATCATCGTCAGCGAGCTGCTCGGGTCCTTCGGGGACAACGAGCTCTCCCCGGAGTGTCTAGATGGAGCACAGCACTTTCTCAAAG ATGGTGGGGTTAGCATCCCCTGTTCCTACACCTCTTTCCtggcccccctctcctcttccaagCTGTATAATGAGGTCAGAGGGTGCAGGGAGCGAGACAAGGACCCCGAGTGCCACTTTGAGACCCCCTATGTCGTCAGACTCCACAACTTCCACCAGCTGGCTGAGCCCAAAGCCTGCTTCACCTTTGTACACCCCACCACAG ATATGAACAACAATAGGTACCAGTGCCTTAGATTCTCTGTGGGATGTAACACGGTGCTGCATGGCTTTGCTGGATACTTTGAGACCACTCTCTACGGAGACGTCACACTCA GTATCAAGCCGGAGACCCACTCTCCCGGAATGTTCTCCTGGTTCCCCATCCTGTTCCCTCTCAAA CAACCGATCCCTGTGACGCGGGATGATGATGTCGTGGTGAGGTTCTGGAGGTGTAACAATGGGAAGAAGGTGTGGTATGAGTGGGCCGTGACAGAGCCCTCATGCTCCGCTATCCACAACCCAGCAGGAAGATCCTACACCATCGGCCTGTGA